Below is a genomic region from Deinococcus koreensis.
CCCCCGCGAACGGGCGATCAGCAGCGCGACCGGAAAGGCGATCAGCGCGCAGGCGACCGTGACCGCCACGCTCATGACCAGCGTCCGCCGAATGATGTCGAGGTTGGAGGGCACGAACAGCGCCTGAAAGGACGCCAGCGTGGAGCCCGGCAGCACCTGTCCGGTGAAGTCGTCCACAGACCGGAAGCTGTAGCTCAGCAGGCCCAGCAGCGAGCCCAGATACAGCACGCCCAGCCACAGCAGCGGCGGAATGAGCAGCAGCAGCGGCCAGCGCGGGGTGCGGCGTCCGCTGCGGACAGGGCGGCCCGCCCCCAGCGCGGAGGGAGGAGCGCTCACGCCTCCGGCTCCAGCGCCCTGAGGTCGGTGGGGTCGTAGGCCAGCGTCACCGGGTCGCCGGGGCGCAGGTCGGCCGGGCCGCCGGGCAGGTGGGCCACGACACTCTGGCCACCGTCCAGTTCGGCTTCCAGCTTGGTGTACGCGCCCTGGTAGCCCGCGCCGATGACCCGCCCGGTCAGGTGGGGGCCGGGCGCGTCCGGCGAGGTCAGGCGCAGCCGTTCGGGGCGCAGGGCGTACTGGGCCGCCCCGCCCGCCGTCCCCAGCACGCCCGCCGGCAGCACGTTGGCGCCGCCCACGAAGTCCGCGACAAAGGCCGTGCGCGGGTGGTCGTAGAGGTTCTGCGGGGTGTCCTCCTGCACCACGCGGCCGTCACGGAACACGGCCACGCGGTCGCTGAGGCTCAGGGCCTCGCCCTGGTCGTGGGTCACGTAGATGCAGGTCAGCCCCAGCGTGCGGTGCAGGGCGCGCAGCTCGCTCTGCATGGCCTCGCGCAGCTTCAGATCGAGAGCCCCCAGAGGCTCGTCCAGCAGCAGCAGTTTCGGCGCGTGGGCCAGCGCGCGGGCCAGCGCCACCCGCTGCCGCTGCCCGCCCGAGAGCTGAGAGACCCGCCGCCCGGCGAAGCCCGGCAGATGCACGAGTTCCAGCAGTTCCCCGGCGCGGCGCTCCTGCTCGGCCTTCGGGCGACCGCGCACGGTCAGCGGATAGGCCACGTTCTGCCCGACCGTCATGTGCGGAAACAGCGCGTAGTCCTGAAACACGGTGTTCACCGGGCGGTCGTAGGCGGGCTGGTGGGTCGCGTCCTGGCCGAACAGATGCACCGTGCCGCTGCCTGGGGTCTCGAAGCCCGCGATCAGTCGCAGGCAGGTGGTCTTGCCGCTGCCCGACGGCCCCAGCAGCGAATAGAACTCGCCGGGCCGCACCGAGAGCTGCACCCCGCGCACGACCATGTTCGCGCCGTAGCTGAGGCTCACGCCGCGCAGCTCGGCGGCGGGGGTGTCCGAATCTGGCTGATTCCTGGCCTGATTTACGGTTGGGGTCATGGTATGGGCCAGAGAGGGCGCCGGATCATCGTGAATCGTTCCTTTCTTGTCCAGCACGTCCATGTCGATGTTTCACCACTTGGCTGTCCGCCACTTGACTGGGTGCCACTTGTCTGTGTGAGGGGGTCTCCTGGAACAGGGGCAGGGGAGACCGTCTGGAGACCAGACCCGCTCCCCTGCCCGTCACCAGATCGGAGCTGTCAACCCGTCTTACTTCCCGCCCTGGATGGCGATGTAGTCGCTGACCCAGCGGCTGTAGGGCACGCAACTTCCCTGGGTCGCGCACTTGCTGACCGGCGTGCGCCAGAACCAGATCTTGTCGAACTCGTTGTAGCCGTTGGTGGTGCAGCCCTCCTTGCCGAGCAGTTCGCTGGCCGTGCAGCCCTTCTGGGCGGCGGGCAGCGAGCCGAACCAGGCGGCCACGTCGCCCTGCACCTTGGGGGTCAGGCTGTGCTCCATCCAGCGGTAGGCGCAGTTGGGGTTTTTCGCGGTGGTGGAGAGCATGGTGGTGTCGGCCCAGCCGGTCGCGCCCTCGGCGGGTACGGTGCTCGCCACGGCCTGCTTGTTGGCCTGCAGGGTGTTCACCTGGAAGGGCCAGGTGGGCGAGAGCGCGGTGCCCTCGTTGGTGAAGTCCTGCACCTGGGCGTTGGCGTCGTTCCAGTAGCGCTGCACCAGCGGGCGCTGCTGCCGCAGCAGGGCCAGCACCGCCGCGTACTGCTTCTCGCTGAGTTCGTATGGGTTCTTGATGCCCAGGGCGGGCTGGGTCTTCATCAGGTACAGCGCGGCGTCGGCGAGGTAGATGGGGCCGTAGTAGGCCTGCACGCGGCCCTTGTTGCTCTTGCCGTCGGGCAGGGTCTGTTCCTT
It encodes:
- a CDS encoding ABC transporter ATP-binding protein, coding for MTPTVNQARNQPDSDTPAAELRGVSLSYGANMVVRGVQLSVRPGEFYSLLGPSGSGKTTCLRLIAGFETPGSGTVHLFGQDATHQPAYDRPVNTVFQDYALFPHMTVGQNVAYPLTVRGRPKAEQERRAGELLELVHLPGFAGRRVSQLSGGQRQRVALARALAHAPKLLLLDEPLGALDLKLREAMQSELRALHRTLGLTCIYVTHDQGEALSLSDRVAVFRDGRVVQEDTPQNLYDHPRTAFVADFVGGANVLPAGVLGTAGGAAQYALRPERLRLTSPDAPGPHLTGRVIGAGYQGAYTKLEAELDGGQSVVAHLPGGPADLRPGDPVTLAYDPTDLRALEPEA
- a CDS encoding ABC transporter substrate-binding protein, whose product is MKRTAVLTAALSLILSPLAQAQAATNMMSALGKNEGQLSIVAWAGYIERGESDKAYDWVTGFEKQTGCKVSVKTAGSSDEMVSLMNQGGYDLVTASGDASVRLIAGGKVQPINLKLIPSFSTVNPKLQKAPWHTVGGLTYGVPYQWGPNVLMYSTKVFKTAPKSWSVIFKEQTLPDGKSNKGRVQAYYGPIYLADAALYLMKTQPALGIKNPYELSEKQYAAVLALLRQQRPLVQRYWNDANAQVQDFTNEGTALSPTWPFQVNTLQANKQAVASTVPAEGATGWADTTMLSTTAKNPNCAYRWMEHSLTPKVQGDVAAWFGSLPAAQKGCTASELLGKEGCTTNGYNEFDKIWFWRTPVSKCATQGSCVPYSRWVSDYIAIQGGK